The window TCCGAAATCAACCGGCTGAAGGCGCTGGTTGCGAAACTGCAACGTATGCAGTTCGGTAAAAGCTCAGAAAAACTTCGCGCAAAAACCGAACGGCAGATACAGGATGCACAGGAGAGAATCAGCGCACTTCAGGAAGAAATGGCTGAAACGCTGGGTGAGCAATATGACCCGGCACTGCCATCCGCCCTGCGCCAGTCTTCAGCCCGTAAACCGTTACCGGCCTCACTTCCCCGTGAAACCCGGGTTATCCGGCCGGAAGAGGAATGCTGTCCTGCCTGTGGTGGTGAACTCAGTTCTCTGGGATGTGATGTGTCAGAGCAACTGGAGCTTATCAGCAGCGCCTTTAAGGTTATCGAAACACAACGTCCGAAACTGGCCTGTTGCCGGTGCGACCATATCGTGCAGGCACCAGTACCTTCAAAACCCATTGCACGCAGTTATGCCGGAGCGGGGCTTCTGGCCCATGTTGTCACCGGGAAATATGCAGACCATCTGCCGTTATACCGCCAGTCAGAAATATACCGTCGTCAGGGAGTGGAGCTGAGCCGTGCCACACTGGGGCGCTGGACAGGTGCTGTTGCTGAACTGCTGGAGCCGCTGTATGACGTCCTGCGCCAGTATGTGCTGATGCCCGGTAAAGTCCATGCTGATGATATCCCCGTCCCGGTCCAGGAGCCGGGCAGCGGTAAAACCCGGACAGCCCGGCTGTGGGTCTACGTCCGTGATGACCGTAACGCCGGTTCACAGATGCCCCCGGCGGTCTGGTTCGCGTACAGCCCGGACCGGAAAGGCATACATCCACAGAATCACCTGTCCGGTTACAGCGGAGTGCTTCAGGCCGATGCTTACGGTGGCTACCGGGCGTTATACGAATCCGGCAGAATAACGGAAGCCGCGTGTATGGCCCATGCCCGGAGAAAAATCCACGATGTGCATGCAAGAGCGCCAACCGATATCACCACGGAAGCCCTGCAGCGTATCGGTGAACTGTATGCCATCGAAGCAGAAGTCCGGGGATGTTCAGCAGAACAGCGTCTGGCGGCAAGAAAAGCCAGAGCTGCGTCACTGATGCAGTCACTGTATGACTGGATACAGACTCAGATGAAAACACTGTCGCGTCACTCGGATACGGCAAAAGCGTTCGCATACCTGCTGAAACAGTGGGATAGCCTGAACGTGTACTGCAGTAATGGCTGGGTGGAAATCGACAACAACATCGCAGAGAACGCCTTAAGGGGAGTGGCCGTAGGCCGGAAAAACTGGCTGTTCGCGGGTTCTGACAGCGGTGGCGAACATGCGGCGGTGTTGTACTCGCTGATCGGCACATGCCGTCTGAACAATGTGGAGCCAGAAAAATGGCTGCGTTACGTCATTGAGCATATCCAGGACTGGCCGGCAAATCGGGTACGCGATCTGTTGCCCTGGAAAGTTGATCTGAGCTCTCAGTAAATATCAATACGGTTCTGGCGAGCCGCTTACTATTAAACGGAAATATTGCGGCTGTTTGCTGCAAAAAAAAGCGGCAGAGGTTTCCCCTGCCGCTGATGTTTCTTTTATCCTGCCGGACGGCGGCTATGCCTTATCCAGCCTGTATCAACTTACCCTTTGATCTCGTACAGCGGCGTTTGTCCCGCCACTACGTGACCTTCGGCTTTCAGCACCAGCGCGCTGAA is drawn from Citrobacter rodentium NBRC 105723 = DSM 16636 and contains these coding sequences:
- a CDS encoding IS66-like element ISCro1 family transposase encodes the protein MDTSLAHENARLRALLQTQQDTIRQMAEYNRLLSQRVAAYASEINRLKALVAKLQRMQFGKSSEKLRAKTERQIQDAQERISALQEEMAETLGEQYDPALPSALRQSSARKPLPASLPRETRVIRPEEECCPACGGELSSLGCDVSEQLELISSAFKVIETQRPKLACCRCDHIVQAPVPSKPIARSYAGAGLLAHVVTGKYADHLPLYRQSEIYRRQGVELSRATLGRWTGAVAELLEPLYDVLRQYVLMPGKVHADDIPVPVQEPGSGKTRTARLWVYVRDDRNAGSQMPPAVWFAYSPDRKGIHPQNHLSGYSGVLQADAYGGYRALYESGRITEAACMAHARRKIHDVHARAPTDITTEALQRIGELYAIEAEVRGCSAEQRLAARKARAASLMQSLYDWIQTQMKTLSRHSDTAKAFAYLLKQWDSLNVYCSNGWVEIDNNIAENALRGVAVGRKNWLFAGSDSGGEHAAVLYSLIGTCRLNNVEPEKWLRYVIEHIQDWPANRVRDLLPWKVDLSSQ